A window from Chryseobacterium vaccae encodes these proteins:
- a CDS encoding tetratricopeptide repeat protein, giving the protein MEKFQRYYLSFLLLIVYTNTIAQVNCNAVEGEDCKKACELYNWASDRQGSSASQEGFDKAIELCPDFSHAYMEKSVPYLKNGDFITWRILINKAVALDPKRHLGYRGWCRFEFLRDYNGAIQDLEELKKYYPEDLGRSQNGDYHLDIVRALSYSALGQKGKAVDIIEKLLASKNYFKGLYDHYQLGVTYFQLGQYDLALKNFEKQSKAYDFAENIYFKSKVSKIRNKDYLDLKTLALKTYDEGKIMKDPYTHHFNKVYRTQIEAL; this is encoded by the coding sequence ATGGAAAAGTTTCAGAGGTATTACCTTAGCTTTTTGTTACTTATCGTTTACACCAATACTATTGCACAGGTTAACTGTAATGCAGTAGAGGGAGAGGATTGCAAAAAAGCTTGTGAGTTATACAACTGGGCTTCCGACAGACAAGGTTCCAGTGCATCCCAGGAAGGGTTTGATAAAGCCATTGAGTTATGTCCGGATTTTTCTCATGCCTATATGGAGAAATCCGTTCCCTATCTTAAAAACGGGGATTTTATCACCTGGAGGATACTCATTAATAAAGCCGTTGCTTTAGACCCGAAAAGACATCTTGGATACAGAGGATGGTGCAGGTTTGAGTTTCTGAGGGATTATAACGGCGCCATTCAGGATCTTGAAGAACTGAAAAAATATTACCCTGAAGATCTGGGACGATCACAAAACGGCGACTATCATTTAGATATTGTAAGAGCATTGTCTTACAGTGCTTTAGGTCAGAAAGGAAAAGCTGTCGATATCATTGAAAAACTTCTGGCTTCCAAAAACTATTTCAAAGGCCTGTATGACCATTACCAGTTGGGAGTTACCTATTTTCAGCTGGGACAATATGATCTGGCTTTAAAAAACTTCGAAAAACAAAGCAAAGCATACGACTTTGCTGAGAATATATACTTTAAAAGTAAAGTTTCTAAGATTAGAAACAAAGATTATCTGGATTTAAAGACGTTAGCATTAAAAACGTATGATGAAGGGAAGATCATGAAAGATCCCTATACCCATCATTTCAACAAAGTTTACAGAACGCAGATTGAAGCGTTGTAA
- the miaB gene encoding tRNA (N6-isopentenyl adenosine(37)-C2)-methylthiotransferase MiaB has protein sequence MQEKYIDETKQGEAFAIAERPENSKKLFLESYGCQMNFSDSEIVASILNEQGYNTTLKVEEADLILLNTCSIREKAEQTVRMRLSQFKNLKKEKPNMTVGVLGCMAERLKTKFLEEEQLVDLVVGPDAYRDLPNLLQETEDGRDAINVILSKEETYADINPVRLGGNGVAAFVTITRGCDNMCTFCVVPFTRGRERSRDPHSIIEECKNLAENGYKEITLLGQNVDSYLWYGGGPKKDFAKASEMQKATAVNFAQLLDLVAKAVPEMRIRFSTSNPQDMSLDVFRMIAKHENICRYVHLPVQSGSNNMLQAMNRQHTREEYLDLIKQAKEIVPDIAFSQDMIVGFCNESEEDHQDTLSLMKEVEYDYGYMFAYSERPGTPAHKKMEDNIPADVKQRRLAEVIALQGELSRNRMKSYVGRTHQILIEGISKKNKDQWKGRNSQNAVCVFDKQEGQKIGDIVDVFVYDNTQGTLLGRIGE, from the coding sequence GTGCAGGAAAAATATATAGACGAAACAAAGCAGGGAGAAGCTTTTGCTATTGCTGAAAGACCGGAAAATTCTAAAAAACTGTTTTTAGAAAGCTATGGCTGCCAGATGAACTTCTCTGACTCTGAAATCGTGGCTTCTATTCTAAACGAACAGGGATACAATACCACTCTGAAAGTAGAAGAAGCAGATCTTATCCTTCTGAATACATGCTCTATCCGTGAAAAAGCGGAACAGACTGTAAGAATGCGTCTTTCCCAGTTCAAAAACCTGAAGAAAGAAAAACCGAATATGACCGTCGGTGTTTTGGGTTGCATGGCTGAAAGGCTGAAGACTAAATTTCTGGAAGAAGAACAGCTGGTTGACCTTGTTGTGGGACCAGATGCTTACAGAGATCTTCCTAACCTTTTACAGGAAACAGAAGACGGGAGAGACGCCATCAATGTAATCCTTTCCAAAGAAGAAACCTATGCAGATATTAATCCGGTTCGTTTAGGCGGAAACGGTGTGGCTGCATTTGTAACCATTACCAGAGGCTGCGATAACATGTGTACCTTCTGCGTGGTTCCGTTTACCAGGGGACGAGAAAGAAGCCGAGATCCGCATTCTATCATTGAAGAATGTAAAAATCTCGCAGAAAACGGATATAAAGAAATTACCCTTTTAGGGCAGAATGTAGACTCTTATTTATGGTATGGAGGCGGTCCTAAAAAAGATTTTGCCAAAGCTTCGGAAATGCAGAAGGCAACAGCCGTCAACTTTGCGCAACTGCTTGATTTAGTAGCTAAAGCGGTTCCTGAAATGAGAATACGATTCTCTACTTCCAATCCTCAGGATATGAGCCTTGACGTGTTCAGAATGATTGCAAAGCATGAAAATATATGCCGATATGTTCACCTTCCGGTACAGAGTGGAAGTAATAACATGCTTCAGGCCATGAACAGACAGCATACCCGTGAAGAATATCTGGATCTGATTAAGCAGGCCAAAGAAATTGTTCCGGACATTGCATTTTCCCAGGATATGATCGTTGGATTCTGCAATGAATCCGAAGAAGATCACCAGGATACCCTAAGCCTGATGAAGGAAGTGGAATATGACTATGGTTATATGTTTGCTTATTCAGAAAGACCCGGAACACCTGCACACAAAAAAATGGAAGACAATATTCCTGCAGATGTGAAGCAGAGACGTCTGGCTGAGGTGATTGCGCTTCAGGGTGAACTTTCCAGAAATCGTATGAAATCCTACGTGGGAAGAACACACCAGATTCTGATCGAAGGAATTTCCAAAAAGAACAAAGATCAGTGGAAAGGAAGAAACTCACAGAATGCAGTCTGTGTATTCGATAAACAGGAAGGGCAGAAAATTGGCGACATTGTGGATGTTTTTGTTTATGACAATACACAGGGCACACTTTTAGGGAGAATAGGGGAATAA
- a CDS encoding energy transducer TonB: MKKYFLMLFFISAMGQTFYAQMNVLESYPKGQDFYEGGLVTFYKDAHEYLIINNRKECDGKEIYQPRIIVTALGSVKLVKDSDTLNIAKNKCAYDLSMEVLKNLKGWKPAEVKGNTLGAVTEFIFYPKDLMSNYKTGYNADAFVMSSQYPGGLKKFNKDFHDNFQTLFMDYHINGEVNLEFYVNEEGHIINPRIYPSIDDKNFNINFMRTLSRLKKVWKPALYSNIPIKQRIAFPVKFSITFNER; the protein is encoded by the coding sequence ATGAAAAAATACTTTCTAATGTTGTTTTTTATATCAGCAATGGGCCAGACTTTTTATGCCCAAATGAATGTCTTGGAAAGCTATCCCAAAGGACAGGATTTTTATGAGGGAGGTTTAGTAACCTTTTATAAAGATGCACACGAATATCTCATCATAAATAACAGGAAAGAATGTGATGGAAAAGAAATTTATCAGCCAAGGATTATTGTTACCGCTTTGGGCAGTGTTAAATTGGTAAAAGATAGTGATACCTTGAATATTGCAAAAAATAAATGTGCATATGACCTTTCCATGGAAGTTCTGAAAAATCTCAAAGGGTGGAAGCCTGCTGAAGTTAAAGGAAATACCCTTGGAGCAGTTACAGAATTTATCTTTTACCCTAAAGATTTGATGAGTAATTATAAAACTGGATATAATGCAGATGCTTTTGTGATGTCTTCACAGTATCCCGGTGGCTTAAAGAAATTTAACAAGGACTTTCATGATAATTTTCAGACGCTTTTTATGGATTATCATATTAATGGTGAGGTTAATTTAGAATTTTATGTAAACGAAGAGGGGCATATTATTAATCCGAGAATTTATCCCTCAATAGATGATAAAAATTTTAATATAAATTTTATGAGAACGCTTTCAAGACTAAAAAAGGTCTGGAAGCCGGCTTTATATTCTAATATTCCAATCAAACAAAGGATAGCCTTTCCTGTAAAATTTTCAATTACATTCAATGAAAGATAG
- a CDS encoding energy transducer TonB, with protein MRSVRILIFFLTVFSLNIKAQEKISDSIKKPGGLGVFRTEVAKQIDLSDFVWKEPFKLVVTFTVSKEGKMENVTLEESSGNAEFDQRILDGIKRMRKKKWTPAKKEGELIESFFRLPLTFHPPREF; from the coding sequence ATGAGATCGGTTAGAATATTAATCTTCTTCTTAACTGTTTTTTCTTTAAATATAAAAGCTCAGGAAAAAATATCAGATTCAATTAAAAAGCCTGGAGGACTTGGGGTTTTCAGGACTGAAGTCGCAAAACAGATTGACCTCAGTGATTTTGTCTGGAAAGAGCCATTTAAATTGGTAGTAACTTTTACCGTCAGCAAAGAAGGGAAAATGGAAAATGTAACACTGGAGGAATCTTCAGGAAATGCAGAGTTTGACCAAAGAATTCTTGACGGAATAAAAAGAATGAGAAAGAAAAAATGGACCCCGGCTAAGAAAGAGGGCGAGCTTATAGAGTCTTTTTTCAGATTACCGCTCACATTTCATCCTCCAAGAGAATTTTGA
- a CDS encoding energy transducer TonB, producing MKKYLLLLPLLFIGIKGFSQNTMQCEIPRYTQRAEFPRGDEAFRKQFVNMLHAYVDAESYAINGTVTFVINIDKTGKMDRLDVLPKIKNGEMFIDDVKYALKKVKGKWKPAMKDGVAVESKYIFKVNFTTGTYEIG from the coding sequence ATGAAAAAATACCTTTTATTATTACCCTTATTATTCATTGGAATTAAAGGATTCTCTCAAAACACAATGCAGTGCGAAATCCCGAGATACACACAAAGAGCCGAATTTCCAAGAGGCGATGAAGCCTTCAGAAAACAGTTTGTGAATATGCTTCACGCTTATGTGGATGCTGAAAGCTATGCCATCAACGGAACCGTAACTTTTGTGATTAATATTGATAAAACCGGTAAAATGGACCGCCTGGATGTTCTTCCCAAGATCAAAAACGGTGAAATGTTTATTGATGACGTGAAATACGCCTTAAAAAAAGTAAAAGGAAAATGGAAACCGGCGATGAAAGACGGAGTAGCTGTAGAATCAAAGTATATTTTTAAGGTTAATTTTACTACAGGAACTTATGAGATCGGTTAG
- a CDS encoding thiamine pyrophosphate-dependent enzyme produces the protein MAKNVAEQIVEMLESANVKRIYAVTGDSLNHLNIAVKKSSIQWIHVRHEEVGAYAAAAEAELDGFAVCAGSCGPGHVHLINGAYDAHRSHVPMLVIASTIPSDEMGMDYFQETNTIKLFDDCSHYNQMITRPEQVQRIMQTAIQHAISKKGVAVIGLPGDVSELDAEEGTTSTQIFRTHPIIRPSNDELKQLADLINQSKKVTLYGGVGAGKANAEVIELSKLLKAPVGYSFRGKMEIQPNNPNEVGLTGLLGFPSAYHAMHEADLVILLGTDFPYQKFMPVKNKIVQIDESPERLGRRAKLELGLAGDVKETIKALLPLLQEKTNADFLNEQLAFYEKVKENQLSYVRDFGKENAIQPEYVAHTLDRLADRNAIFTVDTGMCCVWGARFITGTGERKMLGSFNHGSMANAMPMAIGASLAHPDRQVIAMCGDGGLSMLLGDMATIFQYKLPVKLIVFNNRALGMVKLEMEVGGMPDNETDMINPDFAMVAQAMGYPGKNVHRPEDVEGAIRGCLDHQGPYLLNIFTNPNALALPPKIELDQVLGMTKSMAQLMLGGKMEEVLDTVKSNYKHIKGLL, from the coding sequence ATGGCTAAAAACGTAGCTGAGCAGATTGTAGAAATGCTCGAAAGTGCCAATGTGAAAAGAATTTACGCCGTTACAGGTGATAGCCTCAACCATCTTAATATAGCCGTCAAAAAAAGCAGTATACAATGGATTCACGTAAGACATGAAGAAGTAGGAGCTTATGCTGCTGCTGCGGAAGCCGAACTTGATGGTTTTGCAGTATGTGCGGGGAGCTGCGGACCGGGGCATGTTCACCTGATCAATGGAGCTTACGACGCACACCGTTCCCATGTTCCGATGCTGGTGATTGCATCCACAATCCCGAGTGATGAAATGGGAATGGACTATTTCCAGGAAACCAATACCATAAAGCTATTTGATGATTGCAGTCATTACAATCAAATGATTACCAGACCGGAACAGGTGCAGAGAATTATGCAGACCGCTATTCAGCATGCTATTTCAAAAAAAGGAGTAGCTGTAATCGGCCTTCCGGGAGATGTTTCTGAACTGGATGCAGAAGAGGGAACTACATCGACTCAGATATTCAGAACTCATCCTATCATTCGGCCTTCAAATGATGAGCTGAAACAGCTTGCAGATCTTATCAATCAAAGTAAAAAAGTAACACTGTATGGTGGGGTTGGAGCTGGAAAGGCGAATGCTGAAGTTATTGAACTCTCAAAACTATTGAAAGCACCCGTTGGATATTCTTTCCGCGGAAAAATGGAGATTCAGCCCAATAATCCCAATGAAGTAGGATTGACGGGGCTGCTGGGATTTCCTTCAGCCTATCATGCCATGCACGAAGCAGATCTGGTGATCCTTCTGGGAACAGACTTCCCTTATCAGAAATTCATGCCTGTTAAAAATAAGATTGTTCAGATTGATGAAAGTCCCGAAAGACTTGGCCGCAGGGCAAAGTTGGAATTGGGACTGGCCGGAGATGTAAAAGAAACTATTAAGGCCCTGCTGCCACTGCTTCAGGAAAAAACCAATGCGGATTTTCTTAATGAGCAGCTTGCATTCTATGAAAAAGTAAAAGAAAACCAGCTTTCTTATGTAAGGGATTTTGGTAAAGAAAACGCTATTCAGCCAGAATATGTAGCTCATACTTTAGACCGTTTAGCAGACAGAAATGCTATTTTTACAGTAGATACAGGAATGTGCTGTGTCTGGGGAGCAAGATTCATTACAGGAACCGGAGAACGGAAAATGCTGGGATCCTTCAATCACGGGTCAATGGCCAATGCAATGCCTATGGCTATAGGAGCGTCATTGGCCCATCCTGACCGGCAGGTTATTGCAATGTGCGGTGATGGAGGGTTGTCTATGCTTTTGGGAGACATGGCCACTATTTTTCAGTATAAACTTCCGGTAAAGCTCATTGTTTTCAATAACAGAGCCCTAGGAATGGTAAAGCTGGAAATGGAAGTAGGTGGAATGCCGGATAACGAAACAGATATGATTAATCCGGACTTCGCGATGGTCGCCCAGGCAATGGGATATCCGGGAAAGAATGTCCATAGACCTGAAGATGTAGAAGGAGCAATCCGGGGATGCTTGGATCATCAGGGACCTTATCTTCTCAATATATTCACCAATCCGAATGCCTTGGCACTTCCACCGAAAATTGAGCTGGATCAGGTGCTGGGAATGACAAAATCCATGGCGCAGCTCATGCTGGGCGGAAAAATGGAAGAAGTTCTGGATACCGTTAAATCTAATTATAAACATATTAAAGGACTACTATAG
- the lysA gene encoding diaminopimelate decarboxylase, whose protein sequence is MNSKDLLQIAREHGTPVYVYDAESIKTQYEKLTSSFLKHTKFFYAAKALTNINILKYVKNLGASLDCVSINEVKLGLKAGFPKEKILFTPNCVDLAEIEEAMQHGVHINIDNISILEQFGNKYGNTYPILVRINPHIFAGGNYKISTGHIDSKFGISIHQVRHIERVMKSTNLNVEGLHMHTGSEIKDPDVFLQALDIMLELSEHFPNLKYLDMGSGFKIPYQDSEEETDVKTLGKKVEKVLSEFAKSTGRKFELWFEPGKFLVGKSGYLLVKANVIKQTTATVFVGVNSGFNHLIRPMFYDSYHMIENLSNPKGAERIYTVVGNICETDTFAWDRKLNEVREGDILVFHNAGAYGFEMSSNFNSRLKPAEVLFLDGKAHLIRKRDEFEDLLRNQIEVI, encoded by the coding sequence ATGAATTCAAAAGATTTGCTACAGATTGCCAGAGAACATGGCACACCGGTGTACGTTTACGATGCTGAATCTATTAAAACTCAATACGAAAAACTTACATCATCTTTTTTAAAACACACAAAGTTCTTTTATGCTGCTAAAGCGCTGACGAACATTAATATTCTGAAGTATGTCAAGAACCTTGGCGCCTCTTTAGATTGTGTATCAATAAATGAAGTAAAGCTTGGATTGAAGGCAGGATTTCCTAAAGAAAAAATACTTTTTACACCCAACTGTGTAGATCTTGCAGAAATTGAAGAAGCAATGCAGCATGGTGTACATATCAATATTGACAATATCTCTATTCTGGAGCAATTCGGAAATAAATACGGAAACACGTATCCGATTCTTGTAAGAATCAACCCACATATTTTTGCAGGCGGAAATTATAAAATTTCAACAGGGCATATCGACAGCAAATTCGGTATTTCTATTCATCAGGTCCGTCACATCGAAAGAGTGATGAAAAGTACCAATCTTAATGTGGAAGGGCTTCATATGCACACCGGAAGTGAAATTAAAGACCCTGATGTTTTCCTTCAGGCTCTGGATATCATGCTTGAGCTATCTGAACACTTCCCGAATCTTAAATACCTGGACATGGGAAGCGGATTTAAAATTCCTTATCAGGACAGTGAAGAGGAAACAGATGTAAAAACGCTGGGTAAAAAAGTGGAAAAAGTACTTTCAGAGTTCGCGAAATCAACAGGAAGAAAATTTGAATTATGGTTTGAACCAGGAAAATTCTTAGTTGGAAAAAGTGGCTATCTGCTGGTAAAAGCCAATGTGATTAAGCAAACCACGGCAACTGTGTTTGTAGGAGTGAATTCAGGATTTAACCATCTGATCCGTCCAATGTTCTATGATTCTTACCATATGATTGAAAACCTTTCCAACCCTAAAGGCGCCGAAAGAATCTATACAGTAGTAGGAAATATCTGTGAAACCGATACTTTCGCATGGGACAGAAAATTGAATGAAGTAAGAGAGGGAGATATCCTTGTCTTCCATAACGCCGGAGCGTATGGTTTTGAAATGAGTTCGAACTTTAACTCAAGATTAAAGCCTGCTGAGGTTCTGTTTTTAGATGGAAAAGCCCATCTGATTCGTAAAAGAGACGAATTTGAAGATCTGCTGAGAAACCAGATCGAAGTAATCTAA
- a CDS encoding 3'-5' exonuclease, with product MYSIIDIESNGAGYRNECIIDIAIYKYDGQKITDQFISLVNPESDITPFVQKLTSITPKMVKTAPKFHEIAKRVIEITQNTTLVGHNIDFDYRMLRQSFKRLGYDYKINTLDTIPLAKKLIPDEVSYSLGKLVKSLGIPLTNHHRADGDARATLELFKLLASKDTENEIIQKQHEESNAKSYINKIKELTQDLPNEKGFVYFQNEAGKIILSDYVQDINKFSKKVFNSKSKKWEQVQKDVEQINYELTGTDIIARLILNSKNIKKRESLPFGLYFRNNKYIVEKNKLNKTEKPIVKFRSFTQGTKAVQFISSHEEFNDINAFKKKIDFRKRNELWLGTGRKLGEKLFLIIDNGKVISYGFYELFTQIQTLSKLAKLKIDLPLSSADLNNELQLALLRGDFETLPLPK from the coding sequence ATGTATTCAATTATAGATATAGAAAGTAATGGTGCAGGTTATAGAAATGAATGCATTATAGATATTGCCATCTACAAATATGATGGCCAGAAAATTACTGACCAGTTTATATCCCTTGTCAATCCGGAAAGTGACATCACTCCTTTCGTACAGAAACTGACGAGTATCACCCCGAAAATGGTGAAAACAGCTCCGAAATTCCATGAAATTGCCAAAAGAGTTATAGAGATTACCCAAAATACAACATTAGTAGGTCACAATATCGATTTTGATTATAGAATGCTGCGCCAGTCCTTTAAAAGGTTAGGCTATGATTATAAGATTAATACGCTGGATACCATTCCTTTGGCTAAAAAGCTAATTCCTGATGAGGTAAGCTACTCTTTGGGAAAGCTGGTTAAGTCATTAGGAATTCCTCTTACAAACCATCACAGGGCTGACGGAGACGCAAGGGCAACGCTGGAACTATTCAAGCTTTTGGCCTCAAAAGACACGGAAAATGAGATCATTCAGAAGCAGCATGAAGAGTCGAATGCCAAAAGCTATATCAACAAGATCAAAGAACTTACACAAGATTTGCCTAATGAAAAAGGGTTTGTGTATTTTCAGAATGAAGCCGGAAAGATTATTTTATCAGATTATGTTCAGGATATTAATAAATTCTCAAAAAAGGTCTTTAATTCCAAGTCTAAGAAATGGGAGCAGGTTCAGAAAGATGTGGAACAGATCAATTATGAGCTTACAGGCACAGATATTATTGCCAGGCTGATTCTTAACTCTAAAAATATCAAGAAAAGAGAAAGTCTGCCTTTCGGACTTTACTTCAGAAATAACAAATACATTGTTGAGAAGAATAAACTGAATAAAACAGAAAAGCCAATCGTGAAATTCAGGTCGTTCACCCAGGGCACAAAAGCAGTACAATTTATCAGCTCTCATGAGGAATTCAATGATATCAATGCTTTCAAAAAGAAAATAGATTTCAGAAAAAGAAACGAACTCTGGCTGGGTACCGGCCGAAAACTGGGCGAAAAATTATTTTTAATCATTGATAACGGAAAAGTTATATCTTATGGTTTTTATGAGCTGTTCACGCAGATACAAACCCTCAGCAAGCTTGCCAAACTGAAAATAGACCTTCCTCTTTCTTCAGCAGATTTAAATAATGAATTACAGCTGGCGCTCCTTCGCGGCGATTTTGAGACCTTACCTTTGCCGAAATAA
- a CDS encoding helicase HerA-like domain-containing protein, whose product MADKAQFIEELNARYTPKGEHIILGKGMLGGEVVPEVNVTIPLKTINRHGLIAGATGTGKTKTLQVFAEQLSHAGIPSLVLDIKGDFSGIAEAGQINPVIEERYAKTQLPYNPQAFPVELMSISGGKGVKLRATVTEFGPVLLSKILELNDTQQSIMSIVFKYCDDKGLPLIDLNDLKKVLQYVTDNAQGKAELAANYGSIAPASLGAILRSIVALEQQGATSFFGELSFDVQDLLETRDGKGVVNILRVSDIQNKPQLFSTFMLSLFAEIYMTFPEEGDSGKPKLVLFIDEAHLIFDEASKALLSQIETMVKLIRSKGVGIYFITQIPGDVPENVLSQLGLKIQHALRGFTAKDKKEISKAVENYPTTEFYNASNLIQNLGIGEAFITALDEKGIPTPLVHTYLISPESRMDVLNDAEISELTSRSAMVAKYEQAIDRESAYEMLTNRMEQAVQNSAPTQKTKPVKEEPGMFEQVLQSKAGRTFTSTLMREGAKAILGMFGLGGRRR is encoded by the coding sequence ATGGCAGATAAAGCACAATTTATTGAAGAACTGAATGCAAGATATACTCCGAAAGGAGAACACATTATATTAGGAAAAGGAATGCTGGGCGGGGAAGTGGTTCCCGAAGTGAATGTTACTATTCCCTTAAAAACGATTAACAGACATGGTCTTATCGCAGGAGCTACCGGTACGGGTAAAACCAAAACACTGCAGGTTTTTGCAGAACAGCTTTCTCATGCAGGGATTCCTTCTTTAGTTCTGGATATAAAAGGTGACTTTTCAGGGATTGCTGAAGCAGGGCAGATAAATCCTGTTATTGAAGAAAGGTATGCAAAGACACAGCTTCCTTACAATCCGCAGGCTTTTCCGGTGGAACTGATGAGTATTTCCGGAGGAAAAGGAGTGAAATTAAGAGCTACCGTAACTGAATTCGGTCCGGTTTTACTAAGCAAGATCCTTGAACTGAACGATACCCAGCAGAGTATTATGTCCATTGTATTTAAATACTGTGACGATAAAGGGCTTCCGCTGATTGATCTGAATGACCTGAAGAAAGTACTTCAGTATGTTACAGATAATGCACAGGGAAAAGCTGAACTTGCTGCTAACTATGGATCAATTGCTCCGGCTTCTTTAGGAGCTATTCTGAGATCAATCGTTGCGCTGGAGCAGCAGGGAGCAACCAGCTTTTTTGGTGAACTGAGCTTTGATGTACAGGACCTTCTTGAAACAAGAGACGGAAAAGGAGTGGTTAATATTTTAAGGGTATCTGATATTCAGAATAAGCCCCAGCTATTTTCTACTTTCATGCTTTCACTTTTTGCGGAGATTTATATGACTTTCCCGGAAGAAGGGGATAGCGGAAAACCAAAGCTTGTTTTATTCATTGATGAGGCACATCTTATCTTTGATGAGGCTTCAAAAGCGCTTTTGTCTCAGATTGAAACCATGGTAAAGCTTATTCGTTCCAAAGGTGTGGGAATTTACTTTATTACACAGATTCCTGGAGACGTTCCAGAAAATGTATTGTCACAGCTGGGACTTAAAATTCAGCATGCATTAAGAGGTTTTACGGCAAAAGATAAAAAAGAGATTTCAAAAGCCGTAGAAAATTATCCGACTACCGAATTCTACAATGCCTCCAATCTGATCCAGAATCTGGGAATTGGAGAAGCATTTATCACAGCTTTGGACGAAAAAGGAATTCCAACACCACTGGTGCACACTTATCTGATTTCGCCAGAATCCAGAATGGATGTCTTAAATGATGCCGAAATTTCGGAACTGACTTCAAGATCTGCCATGGTTGCTAAATATGAACAGGCTATAGACCGTGAATCAGCATATGAGATGTTAACAAACAGAATGGAGCAGGCCGTTCAGAATTCAGCTCCGACACAAAAAACAAAACCAGTGAAAGAAGAACCGGGAATGTTTGAACAGGTGCTTCAGAGCAAAGCAGGCAGAACCTTTACCTCTACACTGATGAGGGAAGGTGCAAAAGCTATTCTCGGAATGTTCGGGCTGGGTGGAAGAAGAAGATAA